The genomic interval GGCTTTGGGTTAGGTCATAGTTTCATTTAGTTTCTGCTTGGCTGGTTCCCCATTATTCCTTAGGTTTCTTTCAGTAGGAGAGATTGAAGGAGAATGTAAGGTTTCTTCTTCACTGGACATCCAGCAGAGCCATTCTCCTGAAGACTCTGTTTTCTAATTGATTTGATTTTTAGAGTTTCTTGAAGCAGTCGGAAGAATTGACAAACAGCACAACAATAAAGTGTTGGGTTATCTTTGTGCTGTTTCTCTGCTGAAGCAGGTTTCATGGATGTGTACAAACATCCAAACACAATCTTTATTGACTCACACTCCCTGCTCATCTACTAGCTTGATGGCTGAGGAAAAGTCAATAGCTTGAGAGGGGATGGACTGTTTATTCAGACAACGCACCACAGTTTTATCAGTTAAAGTGCTAGGGTGTGAGGACAAACAAAGGACCTGGTGTTCTGTTGCTATGGCAATAGTGTTACTGACTCAAAGAGATGCCTGCTAGCACTGTCACCTGCTCACACAGGGGTAGATTGGCTTGTCTCAGTAAGGGTCACACACCTAGGGGTCACTCGTTGTGTCTTGTTGATGGGTTGCAGAGGCTCCTGAGAATGAAACACCAAAGATGGTGCCATCTCTAATGATCACTTTGGTTTCACAGTTTTAACTGTTAGCCATTAAATGTGTGAGGCGcaccccccaaccccccaccACCTCAATGACGAAGTGTTTAAAACCCTTATTTGGTCCTCTGGCAAGTTTGTGGTACTAAGTGATATTCCAATAATAaattgcaaaaattttgtcaGATCCATGGTGTAGTGGTTAGCACATATGCTCAAGACATGCTGTTGAGCTTTGGTGTTCATGTGGGTAATGCAGTTTCAAATCTGGCCTGCAGTATGCTGGATTCCGTTCCCACATTCCAGTCTCTCTAATCTCTGTATTTCAAtcttataaagaaaaaaaaatccacattttACAGCAAAATAGTTACAGCTCTCAGgaataatctgttttgaatggaCAATGCggcattaatacagtatatatataaaattaaactcaaattgatattttgtgtctattttcatttatttggcaagtagtcattTTATTATCGGGATTATGGTCAGTCAGACTGGCACAGTAGATCACAGCTCTGAAGCAAACTGGAGGTTGAATTCAAGTGGTTTGTGTCAACTAACCTAATTTActgttctctttcttctcccaTAATaacatttcaatgcaaatcaatatttcatttaattatttggtGAGTAGACATTAAAAAAGTGGGATGATGtaaagtcagccagtcattatcaaaAAATAAGCTCCTACATTATCCCATACTTATATCTATATTACAGAATGTTATCAACCTAACCTCAATCTTGATGATGTTAACATGGATTGTGAATAAtctattattttttcactttttaagctcttttttttttttttttttttttacagtatttctgAGAAGTGGCAGGATGTTCCGCGGTTTCTTTGTGAAGACGCTTAGCTTTGTCGGTTACACCATTCAATATGGCTGCATCGCTCACTGCGCCTTTGAGTATATTGGCGAATTTGTGTCGGTAAGTTTCCTGAGCTCGTTTGCAAGTTTGGTTGGTGCTCGCACTGACTGAAAGCCAAAAATATGTGCATTAAGTAAATATCCAATTAAAAAAAGTTCTTATTTTTACCCACAATTCACCCGCAACAGTGCTCAGGACCTTCCATGGAACCCACGATCATTAACCATGATGTTGTTTTCTCAGAGCGATTAAGCCGTCACCTCTATCAAATACAAAAGTGAGTGTGCTTGCAATGCTAACTTtgattaacttttattttaagcATATCACAAAAACTGAATTTGAATTTGTGCCTTGTCACCCTCTAAAATACATTTAGATAATTTTGCCTTCATATTGATGCCACCTGTTATTTTGTCGTAGAGGTGATATTGTAATAGCCAAAAGCCCCTTTGATCCAAAGATGAACATTTGTAAAAGAGTAATCGGACTGGAGGGGGACAAAGTCTGCACCAGTGGACCATCTGACATCTTTAAAACACACACTTACGTGAGTATCTATCATGCCTCAAATCAATTCTGCTTGAAGGAATAATTACTATTTCATTAACCCATGTACATTTCTGATGGTACTGAACCTAGACAGGGTAGATAGATACTGAATTTAATTTGACCTGAAAGAATAGACGTCTCTCCAAAACAAATTTACAGTGCACCAACGTTTATTTGTTAGTCCTATTTAATGGACTATGACTATGATAGAAAAAAGTGTCACGGGTGTAGGGAATGATGAGtctcaggacccaaacgcagaatgaaaaataaaggtaaaaaataaaaccaaaatccaacataaaactcccacaagggggaaaaacaaacaaaaactaccccataggggaaaatGTAATCcgggctggggcagagggtaacAGGGAACCAGGATCGACCGGGCCGAAGAGGGATGGGAGAATCAAAGACCAAcacacaagaccgactggaacaaacCGACCGACTGGAACAAACCAACAGACCGACCgaatacacaagcacacaagactggaaacaagatgaactggcactggacagcaaacacaaggagactaaaatagggaaggaaatcaaacaggttaatgcagggcaggtgtaacaaatgaactaataatgggcaaacaaggaggcggagtatgacgtaagacagagagacacacggcaatacagaaacaaaaccccTCACAGAGTGGTTttcattaatgtaaaattaaatattgtGTCTACCCTGACTAAAATCTGTGGACTTTGAGTTCTGCCTCTCTCTGTTCATTGTGTAAAGCACTGCTTTTACACTGTACTAAACTCTCTGTTACACTTTGCCCTCTGCTCTCACTGTCAAGGTGAATACATTTGAATTTCACATGCATTCACTCATCCGttgggtaaaatatttacctttttCTGACAACAAATGCTTGGTTTTCAGTTATTATTGGCCTAGAAAATGTGTAGTCACCCTGTCACTGAAAGCTGGTATTCCTtttttgtatcacttttttttcttcttcttcttctttcttttcacCTTGACTGTGTGCAGCACTGGCCTATAATTTTTGCAGAGGCTGttattgttagtgccagatgagTAGAGCAAGTGATAGAAAAAAGGATAGACAAAAGATAAGGCTTGTCACACGACTCAGTTAAGGTAAAGAGATACAACCCATCAGCCTGAAAAGGGCACAAGATTGCAAAAGTTTCTCACTCTCAGTAACCTGAGCTTACTGCCATGTCAGAATTAGTAATCACAAAATAcagtaattacacacacacacacacacacacacacatacatatatatatatgtagttgaagtatatttaaactcagtttttcacaattcgtgacatttattcatagaaaacattccctgtcttagatcagttaggatcactactttattttaagaatgagaaatgtcagaataatagtagagagaatgatttatttcagcttttatttctttcatcacattcccagtgggtcagaagtttacatacaatttgttagtatttgctagcattgcctttaaattgtttaacttgggtcaaacattttggctagccttccacaagcttctcacactaagttactggaattttggcccattcctccagacagaactggtgtaactgagtcaggtttataggcctccttgctcacacacgcttttcagtctgtcagactgaggtcagggctttgtgatggccactccaataccttgactttgttgtccataagccattttgccacaactttggaggtatgctaggggtcattgtccatttggaagacccatttgtgactgtgctttaacttcatggctgatgtcttgagattttgcttcaatatatccacataattttccttcctcatgatgccatctattttgtgaagtgcaccagtccctcctgcagcaaagtagccccacaacatgatgctgccacccctatgcttcacggttgggatggtgttcttcggcttgcaagccttaccctttttcctccaaacataacgatggtcattatggccaaaaagttacatttttatttcagcaGACCAGAggagtaagatctttgtccccatgtgcagttgcactttgctgagcagcctttcaggttaatttgatataggacttgttttactgtggatatagatacttgtctacctgtttcctccagcatcttcacaaggtcctttgctgttgttctgggattgaatttcactttttgcacaaaactacattcatctcttggagacagaatgcgtctccttcttgagcagcgtgatggctgcgtggtcccatggtttcATACTTGTGTACTatggtttgtacagatgaacgtggtaccttcaggcatttagaaattgctcccaaggatgaaccagacttgtggaggtccacaatttttttctgaggtcttggctgatttcttttgatttccccatgatatcaagtaaagaggcactgagtttgaaggtacagtaggtcttaaaatacatcaacaggtacacctccaattcagtacacctcctatcagaagctaattgtctgaaggcttgacatcattttctgcaattttccaagctgcttaaaggcacagttaaattagtgtgtgtaaatttctgacccactggaattgtgatatagtcaatttaaagtgagACAGTCTGTCTGTAtacaattattggaaaaattacttgtgtcatgcacaaagtagatgtcctaaactactttgccaaaactatagtttgctaatattaaatctgtggagtgttaaaaatttttttttgaattaCTTCTAccaaactgtatgtaaacttctgacttcaactatatatatatatatatatatatatatatatatatgtaaggaataattgacgatggaccgtttaattattgaaaaataatacacacccgatgtggtaatgcggtcacaatGCGCAGCAGAgtccattatttttcaataattcaatgggccagagtcaattattctgcttataccacagttaccacaccttaagacatcgttcaggtttttatctcaagacattttctggttttcatccctaaaacgctcttgtgagtggaactactttcttccatcCCAGATTCAGCGTCTAGCTTTGATACAGAccgagccttcattgctagtttgaaaatctcactttagaactagcaacggaggattgcaaggcttgcgctgctttactggagcacttactggagtaataaggtagtgcgtttgtgcatgtgtgtgtgagtttgtttttgagggatcgaaagagagaaactcataaactgagagagattgcttctgggattatcttttttgttgcagccctcgtcagaagtaacatcacttcaaaatcaccaagatgtaagtttaagctcTTCTTAGCAGCAGGGAGTGTTGCCATTTTTGTATAAAGCTTCTCcaatgtaaaccttaacaactgttttcaaccctaccGAGATGCAGGTTTGCGCTGACATGACAGCTCTGTTTTTCGCTCAcgagtaagtgtgtgcgtaatTTA from Myxocyprinus asiaticus isolate MX2 ecotype Aquarium Trade chromosome 1, UBuf_Myxa_2, whole genome shotgun sequence carries:
- the immp1l gene encoding mitochondrial inner membrane protease subunit 1, whose protein sequence is MFRGFFVKTLSFVGYTIQYGCIAHCAFEYIGEFVSCSGPSMEPTIINHDVVFSERLSRHLYQIQKGDIVIAKSPFDPKMNICKRVIGLEGDKVCTSGPSDIFKTHTYVPRGHVWLEGDNLRNSTDSRSYGPVPFALIRGRVCLKLWPPHSFGVLAESPNDGRIL